The following are encoded in a window of uncultured Pseudomonas sp. genomic DNA:
- the dctP gene encoding C4-dicarboxylate TRAP substrate-binding protein DctP, which translates to MFKLTAKALACALSLSIAGMAQAADPIVIKFSHVVADHTPKGQGAALFKKLAEERLGDKVKVEVYPNSSLFGDGKEMEALLLGDVQLIAPSLAKFEQYTKQIQVFDLPFLFQDMAAVDRFQLSPEGQALLKSMEEKNITGLAYWHNGLKQLSANKALHEPKDARGLKFRVQASAVLEEQFKAVRANPRKMSFAEVYQGLQTGVVNGAENPYSNIYSQKMHEVQKFITESNHGVLDYMLITNTTFWNGLPADVRSELDKIIVEVTAEVNKQAGALNDGDKQRILDAKTTEIISLTPEQRAEWRAAMKPVWSKFEAEIGADLIKAADAANQ; encoded by the coding sequence ATGTTCAAACTGACTGCCAAGGCGCTGGCTTGCGCCCTGTCGCTGAGCATCGCCGGTATGGCCCAAGCGGCCGACCCGATCGTGATCAAGTTCTCCCACGTGGTCGCCGACCACACCCCTAAAGGCCAAGGCGCGGCGCTGTTCAAGAAGCTCGCCGAAGAGCGTCTGGGCGACAAGGTCAAGGTCGAGGTTTACCCGAACTCCTCACTGTTCGGCGACGGTAAAGAGATGGAAGCCCTGCTGCTCGGTGACGTACAGCTGATCGCCCCATCGCTGGCCAAGTTCGAGCAGTACACCAAGCAAATCCAGGTCTTCGACCTGCCGTTCCTGTTCCAGGACATGGCCGCCGTCGACCGCTTCCAGCTGAGCCCGGAAGGTCAGGCGCTGCTGAAATCCATGGAAGAAAAGAACATCACCGGTCTGGCCTACTGGCACAACGGCCTCAAGCAGCTGTCCGCCAACAAGGCGCTGCATGAGCCGAAAGATGCCCGCGGCCTGAAGTTCCGTGTACAAGCCTCTGCCGTACTCGAAGAGCAGTTCAAAGCCGTACGCGCCAACCCGCGCAAAATGAGCTTCGCCGAGGTTTACCAAGGCCTGCAGACTGGCGTGGTCAACGGTGCCGAGAACCCCTACTCGAACATCTACAGCCAGAAAATGCATGAAGTGCAGAAGTTCATCACCGAATCCAACCACGGTGTTCTGGACTACATGCTGATCACCAACACCACGTTCTGGAACGGCCTGCCTGCCGATGTACGCAGCGAGCTGGACAAGATCATCGTCGAAGTGACCGCTGAAGTGAACAAGCAGGCTGGCGCCCTCAACGACGGCGACAAGCAGCGCATCCTTGACGCCAAGACCACCGAGATCATCAGCCTGACGCCTGAGCAGCGTGCTGAGTGGCGCGCAGCCATGAAGCCGGTGTGGAGCAAGTTCGAAGCAGAAATCGGCGCAGACCTGATCAAAGCGGCCGACGCGGCCAACCAGTAA
- a CDS encoding sigma-54 dependent transcriptional regulator, translated as MSMIDSRTQVLLIDDDPHLRQALSQTLDLAGLKVSALADAHGVAARIERDWPGVVVSDIRMPGIDGLQLLQQLQEQDPELPVLLITGHGDVPLAVQAMRAGAYDFLEKPFASDDLLDSVRRALALRRLVLDNRSLRLALADRHTLSARLVGQSPAMLRLREQIGALAGINSDVLILGETGAGKEVVARALHDLSNRRSGPFVAINAGALAESVVESELFGHEQGAFTGAQKRRIGKFEFANGGTLFLDEIESMSLEVQVKLLRLLQERVVERLGGNQLIPLDIRVIAATKEDLRQAADQGRFRADLYYRLNVAPLRIPALRERGEDALLLFQHFAEAASSRHGLAERHLQPGQRAALLRHSWPGNVRELQNAAERFALGLELDLDLQPQIATPTEEHHGSGLNAQVEAFERSLISAELSRSHSSLRSLAEALGVPRKTLHDKLRKHGLSFADTGGSSPGSPD; from the coding sequence ATGAGCATGATCGACTCCCGCACCCAGGTGCTGCTGATCGACGACGACCCGCACCTGCGTCAGGCGCTGAGCCAAACCCTCGACCTGGCCGGACTCAAGGTCAGCGCCCTGGCTGACGCCCACGGCGTAGCGGCGCGGATCGAGCGCGACTGGCCGGGCGTGGTGGTCAGCGATATCCGCATGCCCGGCATCGACGGCCTGCAACTGCTGCAACAGCTGCAGGAGCAGGACCCGGAACTGCCGGTGCTGCTGATAACCGGTCACGGCGACGTGCCACTGGCGGTACAGGCCATGCGCGCAGGGGCCTATGACTTTCTGGAAAAGCCCTTCGCCAGCGACGACCTGCTCGACAGCGTGCGTCGCGCCCTGGCCCTGCGCCGCCTGGTGCTGGATAACCGCAGCCTGCGCCTGGCCCTGGCCGACCGGCATACGCTGTCGGCGCGCCTGGTCGGCCAATCCCCCGCCATGCTGCGCCTGCGCGAGCAGATTGGCGCACTGGCCGGGATCAACAGTGATGTACTGATCCTCGGCGAAACCGGCGCCGGCAAGGAAGTGGTCGCCCGCGCCCTGCACGACCTGTCGAACCGGCGCAGTGGGCCGTTCGTGGCGATTAACGCCGGCGCACTGGCCGAGTCGGTGGTCGAGAGCGAGCTGTTCGGCCACGAGCAAGGGGCGTTCACTGGTGCGCAAAAGCGCCGCATCGGCAAGTTCGAATTTGCCAATGGCGGCACCCTGTTCCTCGATGAAATCGAAAGCATGAGCCTGGAAGTCCAGGTCAAGCTGCTGCGCCTGCTGCAGGAGCGGGTGGTTGAACGCTTGGGCGGCAATCAGCTGATCCCGCTGGATATCCGGGTGATCGCCGCGACCAAGGAAGACCTGCGCCAGGCGGCCGATCAGGGCCGCTTTCGCGCCGACCTGTATTACCGCTTGAACGTTGCACCGCTGCGTATCCCCGCTCTGCGCGAACGCGGCGAAGATGCCCTGCTGCTATTCCAGCACTTCGCTGAAGCCGCCAGCAGCCGCCACGGCCTGGCCGAACGTCACCTGCAACCGGGCCAACGCGCCGCCCTGCTGCGCCACTCTTGGCCGGGCAACGTACGTGAACTACAGAACGCTGCTGAGCGTTTCGCCCTCGGCCTGGAACTGGACCTCGACCTGCAACCGCAGATTGCCACGCCTACCGAAGAGCACCATGGCAGTGGCCTGAACGCTCAGGTTGAAGCCTTCGAGCGCAGCCTGATCAGTGCCGAACTAAGCCGCTCGCACAGCTCGCTGCGCAGCCTCGCCGAAGCCCTCGGCGTGCCGCGCAAAACCCTGCACGACAAACTGCGTAAACACGGGCTGAGCTTTGCCGATACTGGCGGAAGCTCGCCAGGCAGCCCCGACTAA